The stretch of DNA GGACAAATGGGAATGAAGGAAATCAAAGCGCCCAGTTTTGGTGGGAGCCAGTGGAAGCGCCGCTGCATTGGGGCGGAGTCGGCCACCAGACAGCGAGGGGATTAGCGGGAACTGTAGTGAATGGCAGCCGACGTGGGCGGTGGCAATCGGCTGCCCGAACTCAGGCCTGATGTCTGGGTTAGCTCACCGGCAGCCTGGTTGGGTAGGCCCGGCACGTGGCCCGCTTGAAGCCTTAGAGATAGAGCGCTTCCGGAGGTGAGGAGGCCGGAAAGCAGGAAACTCGGGATCCCCCGGGCCTTCTTCTCTCTCGACCCCCCATCTAGAGCGTCCAGTTCTCTTGCAGGACTCAAGGAACCAGCCCCACTCACGAGTCCAGAACCGTTCCAACAACCGGGATCGAGGGATCACAGCCTCGATCACACCCCTCACTTAACACCCCTCACTCCCTTCGCCTAAGGCCCTGGGATCCAAGCCTCAAGCTCCTATCCTAGGTCCTCACTTCCTCTCCTGGACACAAATTCCCCTTCAGGACCCAGAGGCCCAAGGTCCCCAGCTCCCCTACTGGGTCCGGGGATCTCATGCACCCAGTTCCACTCCTAGGCCCAAGTATCCAGACACGTTCAGCAAAAACCATCTCTTTATTCCTTGTTGTGTGACATATTCACCATTTCGCCCTGGAGCCAGGACGACCCACAAGGGGCCAGACCCACAAGGAGTCCACGTTTCTTGTCTCAGGCTGCACCCTGGGGAGGGAGTCCCAGGAGTCTTCTGACCCAGCACTCCCCCCCTCCGCCCACCACCAACCCCAGCTTCAGGAATCTTCTGACCcagagccccacccccacccccagcctgctTTTGCCACCAAAAACTGCCCCAGGGCCTGAACCTTGAGGCCTCGAGGGCTCTTTGGGGCCAGGGGTCATCAGGTCCTCCTGTCCCATTTCTGCCTAGGCTGTGTCGTCCAGCTCACAGCCTATATGCCCAGGGTTTTCTTCATGGCTTCGTACACCACATAGCTGATGCCACCTTGCTGGTAAGACCTTCAGTAGCGTGGGGGTCATGCCTCTGTACAGCCCTAGCCAGCCCTGCTGGGCCAGGATCCGCTGGAGGACTCCGCGCATGGTGGGATTTGAGCCCTCCATGGTATCTGCAGGGACACAGGCAAGATCAGGACTAGGCCAGAGATGACCGGGCCTCCTAGGAGTCTGGAATGTTGCGGACAGGTGCTGAAGCCACGGGTAGGGGCCCCAGGGGTCAGTAGGAAAAGAGTTTTGAAGAGTCTTAGAGGAAATTGGTCAGTTTGAGGAGGAGTGGGGGAGTTTCTGAGTAGGAGTTATCAGGATTAATTTTAGGAAATTTTCTtgagggctgggagtggggatagggtctctctctgttgcgcaggctggagtgcggaggcacgatcatagctcactgcagcctcgacctccagagctcaagggatcctccagcctcagcctcccaagtagctgggaccacaggtccatactaccatgcctggctaatttatatatatatatttttgagacgcagtctcaaaaGTTATCAAAAGTGGGCTAGGATCAGACACGGAGGGTGCCGGACTCAGTTTTGGGgtatgagaaaattgagacagccagggtggggtggggaaggggcatGCGTGGTGGCCGCTGGGGACAGGCTGACCTTGGGCCTGCATCCTGGTGCGCACCAGAGTCAGTGGGTAGCTGGCCATCTGGCCACAGGTCGTGGATAGCGTCACAGACGACAGACTGACCAGGCCACTGGGGTCCCCCATATCCCTGCCTGACTTCAGCCAGAAGCACTGGAGCATCTGCAAGAGAAGGGGGCCAGGAGAAAGCTCACTAGGAGCCTGGGCTCCGGCCACCCCTGCCACCCCCTCTGCAGGACCCATACCTCATAGACAGCCAGGTCGGTGCAGGCATAGGGGATGATGCCGAGCATATTGGGCAGGTAGCCGCGGTAAAGGGCGCGGGTGCCCTCTCGCTGCAAGATCTGCCTGGCGCAGTCCAGCAGCCCCTTGTACTGGCCCGTCCGACGCAAGGTCAGCCGCGTCTTCAGCACCTGGGGATGGCGGGGAACAAGGCAGCTCATTTGATTGAATCCTGTCAATGACCCTCGGGGTAGCCATTGTCCCCACCCTACAAacaaggaaaatgaggctcaggaAGGCAAAGAGCTGGGTTTCAGACCCGGATCTGTCAGATTCCATGGAATGCTCTCTGAATTTTGAGTTCTGGAGCACAAATGCTGGCAAAGGCCAAGAGAGTGAGGGAAGAAGGCTCACATCTGtcttcccagccctttgggaggctgaggcgggaggatcgcttgaggccgggagttcgagaccagcctgggcaacatagcgagaccccatctttacaaaaaaaatcaataaaataaaaataagatgtatatggaaacatcaacatgGGAGAACAGCCTGGAAAACTGATTAAGAATAACAGGGAAGGGAGGCGAGAAAACATGCCCTCAAGCCTCAAAAATTGAAGACAGCTGGCAAAACTTTACGGCAAAAAGATCAAGCATtggggggaaagaaagagagtgaaTAGGTAGAAAACAGGGCCTTcctagggcagtgaaactactccgTAAGATGCTACAATGGTGGATACAAGTAATTATACATTcctcaaaacccatagaactgttACATTAAGAGTGAACCCTAGgtcgggtgcggtagctcatgcctgtaatcccagcactttgggaggccaaggtgggttgaacacttgaggtcaggagtttgagaccatcctgggcaacatggcgaaaccctgtctctactacaaatacaaaaattagctgggtgtggtggcaggcagctgtaatcccagcaggagaatcgcttgaacccggaaggtggaggtcgcagtgagcagtgagtcaagatcgtgccactgcgctccagcctgggtgacagagtgagactctcaaaaaaaaaaaaaagaaaaagaaagaaaaaaaggagggttCCCGGTCCACagatgagaaatgaaaatatatatgtatacatatatatagtatatatacatattatatatgtattattatacattatgcatatattatatataacatgcatagacattatatatttttatattacatagtatataataaatgtaattatataattagatacattaaattatttaattatatataatatatacatgttatatgtacaatatatatttacataataagtaaggtatataatatatgtgtatattatatataaaacatatatatatattttttttttgagacagggtctccctctgtcacccaggatggagtgcagttgtgtcccatcatagctcactgcagcatcgaccttctgggctcaagtgctcctcccacctcagcctcctgagtagctgggactacaggcatgcgccaccacacctggctgatttttgttttcagtaaagatggggtctcgctatattgcccaggctggtctcaaactcctgggctcaagcaagcagtcctcccagctcagtctcccaaagtgttgggattacaggcatgagccaaggtgTCTGGCctgaaaatttatatatatatattatatatatataatatatatgttatatataatatatatgttgtatatgatatatacatacataaatttatgaaaatgttatatatatgtatatatgttatatataatatattcatatataaatttatagaaaggaggaggagattggagaggaggagaaggcggtaaagggggaagagggagaggagggagaaaggaggagggagaaaggaggaagggaggtggagggagaaaagaggagaggaggaggaggaaggaaaggaggagaaggaagaagtgaagggggagaagggagaggagggagaacaggaggagaaagaggagaggaggaggagggagaaaagatgaggggagggggagggagaaaggaggaggggaggaggaggaaaaggtgaaagggaggagggagaggagggagaaaagaggagaagaggaggagggataaagggaggaggaggaagtgaaggggaagagggagaagtgggagaaaagagaaaggaggagggaaggaggaggagggagaaaggaagggaggaggagggagaaaggaggaggggaggaggagagaagaggggaggaggagagaagaggaggggaggaggagaggaaggaagaggggaggaggagaggaaggaagaggggaggaggagaggaaggaagaggggaggaggagaggaaggaagaggggaggaggagaggaaggaggaggggaggaggaggcagaaaggaggaaggagggggaggaggaggagaggaaagaggcggggaggaggagggagaaaggaggaggggaggaggagggagaaaggaggaggggaggaggagggagaaaggaagaggggaggaggagggagaaaggaggaggggaggaggagggagaaaggaagaggggaggaggagggagaaaggaggggaggaggagggagaaaggaaggggaggaggagggagaaaggaggaggggaggaggagggagaaaggaagaggggaggaggagggagaaaggaggaggggaggaggagggagaaaggaggaggggaggaggaggaagaaaggaggggaggaggaggagaggaaagaggaggggaggaggagggagaaaggaggaggaggagaggaggaaggagaaaggaggaggagacaggaggaaggagaaaggaggaggggagacagaggaggaagaggggaacggggaggagggagaagtgtgagaaaaaaggaggagaaaggaggaggggagaaaggaggaagaggaagtagCCCCAGCAACGTGGGTAACTAATTTCCACGGCGTTTCCTCACCTGCGGGGCACATGTTCTCTTACCTCCATGGGGTTGATGAGGGTCTGGGAGATGGCCACAGCCAGGGAGCCAGCAAGGAGATGCTCCTGGAAGGGCGGGGACCCTCGTATTCCACAGAAGTAATTCTTGCactgggagaggggagaggagcgTGAGGGAGAAGTCAGCCACCCTCCGACACAAAACCCGCGCAGGGAAGAGGCCTGGGGTCTGGAGGGTGAGTGTGTGCTTGAACAAGGGCCTGGAGTTTTGGGGGTATGGGAGGGGTTTGGGCTTGAGCTGGGGGAAGCAGACCCCTCATTCCCCACCTGCTCGAATACGGAGAACTTGATGGCATACTCAGGAGCAATCTTGAGCACGTTGATGCCGTTGCCCCGCCACAGGGAGCGGAAGCCGCCCTCCTGGACCATGATCTGTAGCCCCCCCAGCAGGGTGGTGAAGTTCGTCTTGGAGGAGTAGACCTGGGTGGAGGGAGGACCCTGGAGGAGCCCCTGCTCGCCTCTGTCTCCGTCCCCATCCCTGCCCCAAGCGCAGCCCCACCGGGACCTCCCAAGCCACCCAACCCCAACCCATCCCCATCTCATCCCCATTCCTTCTTCAGCTCCTTCCCCAGCTCCTTCCCCGGCCAGTTCTAGAATCGCACGCAACCCTGACCCAAAGCCAACATCAACCTACATTCCCACCTCACCCCTCCTCTTCATCTCCtcagtctttttctctctttcttccttccatcctttcctttctttctccctttttgttccctccctccctcccttcctcccttcctcccttcctctcttcctcccttccttccttccttttttttcttttttttttttgatggagtctcactctgtcgcccaggctggagtgcggtcgggggatctcggctcactgcaacctccgcctcccaggttcaggtgattctcctgtctcagcctcccgagtagctgggattacaggctcgtgtcaccacgcctggcttatttttgtatttttagtagagatgggggtttgccatgttggccaggctggtctggaactcctgacctcaggtgatccgcccaccttggcctcccaaattgctgggattacagacatcagccaccgcgcctggccttctttttcttttctttcttgttttttttgtttgtttatgttttcgagacaggatcttgttctgttgcccaggccggaatgcagtggtgcaatcacagctcactgcagcctcaaactcctgggctcaagtgatcctcccacctcagccttccaagtagctgggactacaggtgcgtgctaccatggcaggctaattttgtaaaattttttgtatagatggggtcttactatgttgcccaggctggtctcaaactcttgggctcaagcgatcttcccactttggcctcccaaagtgctgggattacaggtgtgagtcaccatgcccgactcctttttaaatttttatttaattaattaattaattattattttgtagagacgtggtctgACTatattgcccagctggtctcaaactcctaagctcaagtaatcctccctccttggcctcccaaagtgagccactgcacctgtttattttttcagccagggatctcactctgtcacccaggctggagtttgtggcatgatcagggctcactgcagcctccaactcctgggctcaagcaatcctcctgcctcagcctcctgagcagctgagactatggGTGTGAGATATCCTGCTTGAGGTAGCTCCAGTCctatgttgccttttttttttttttcttttttgagacagagtctcactctgttgcccaggctggagtgcagtgatgcagtctcggctcactgcaacctccatctcctgggttcaagcaattctcctgcctcagcctcctatgtagctgggactacaggcacgcgccaccatgcctgactaatttttttgtatttttagtagagacagggtttcgccatgttggccaggctggtctcaaactcctgaccccagatgaTCTACctcccctgggcctcccaaagtgctggcattagaggcatgagccactgcgcctggcccctacCTTGTCTTTAAACTCGTCCAAAGACCCCACCCCCAATTCCCTGACCTCCAACCCCCACCTTGGCCCAGCGTTGGTCCCTGTCCCTGGCAAGTTCTCTCAACTCCTCAAACTCGACTCCAAGCCGTGTCCACACCAGCTCCATCACCATCCACAACCTCAATCTCAGCTAGTCCAGGAGAGCCCAACTCCAGCCAGCACTCCTATCCTGAACTCCATCCACATCAACTCCATCTGTCCTCACCCCACGTTCTCCCCAGTGGCTCCAGCGCTGGGTCCCGTCCTCCCCCAAACCCACACAAACCTGCATGTACACCTTGGCTCTGTCCAGAGGTGCCGTGCCCGTGCGAGACACCGCCCCGGCCATAGCTTCTGAGGGTAGAAACTTCCACAAGGCCCCCTTGTTATCCACTTCCAGGACTTCCACGGGGACCATCAGCTGCTCTCCTGTGTCCAGCACCTGCAGGGCAGACCCGGCCCTCCCTCATCCTCAGCCAGGTTGGGGCACCTTCCCCAGACACACATCTAGGGCACCCACCTGGTGAAAGACCCACCCTGTTCCCCCaagtctgcattttttttttctagacggagtcttgctctgctgcccaggttagagtgcagtggcacaatctcagctcgttgcaacctccacctcctaggttcaagcagttcctgccgcagcctcctgagtggctgggattataggcatgcaccaccacacctgactaatttttttttttttttttttttttttttttttagtagagacgggtttcactatgttggccaggctggtctctaactcctgacctcaagtgattcgacCCTCtcccctgttttttttgttttgttttgtttttgtttttgttcttttttagacagagtctcactctatcgcccaagctggagtacagtggtgcgatcttggctcactgcaaccgctgtccccctggttcaagcgattcttgtgtctcagcttcccaagtagggacaatggtgtgatcttggctcactgcaacctccgcctcctgggttcaactgattctcttgcctcagctccccagtagctgggattacagtgccaaCATGCcgagcaaatttttgtattatttttagtagaggcagggtttcaccatgttggccaggctggtcttgaactcctgacctcaggtgatccacacgcctcggcctcccaaagtgctaggattacaggtgtgagccaccacacccagccaatataaTATAGACTCTCTAAGTTACTCATGGAGGATCCAAGGAGGAATACAAATGTAATTAGGACTATATCTAGACtcttaatttattcttattttttgagacagaatctcgctgtgttgctctggcttgagtgcagtgatgagatctgggctcactgcaacctctacctcctgagttcaagcaattctcctgcctcagcctcctgagtagctggtactacaggcgccaaccaccatggctggctaagttttgtaattttagtccacctcaacctcccaaagtgctgggattacatgcgtggaGCCATCGCGCCCTGCCTccctgccccgccctgcttcaagGTGGAATTCTAGGTCTGCTAGCAGGGGAGTGGGCCTGTAGAGGGCGTGGGtagcctggcctctccctgtaGTCCTGACTAGAGGTGCCGGGACACTGGTGTTTCCTAAACTCACCTGCTGTGACGGGAGATGTTCAAGGTTGTTGTCATGCATGTGGCCAAACATGTATCCATACACGTGTGTACAGCCAGGGTTCCAGGATGGGGGTGGAGGCGGAGGTTAGGGGGGAGGCGGGGCTTTGATGAGTAAGGTCTTGACCCTCCTAAACAGTGTCTGGATCCTAGAGTAAGTGTTCTGAGGTTCCCTAGGCTGAGCGCCCATGGAGGAAGTTAGGGCACCTGGCTTCAAATCCCTAAGCAGTTGTTTGCTGCTCCAGCTACCATGCGGGAGTGTCTAGTGGGAGGGTTGTGTGGGGGACCAAGAGGAGGATGAAGTCACAAATGCCCCTGTGaccttgctgggtgtggtgggcagCGTGGGGGCCCCTTTCCCCCAAGTGTCCACCTCCTGATCCCCCAAACCAATAAATATGTTATCGTTATAAGTTGAATTGTGTCCtgtcaaaattattattattatcgtttttttgagatggagtctcgctcaatctcccaggctggagtgcagtggcgctatctcggctcactgcaagctctgcctccggggttcacaccattctcctgcctcagcctcccaagtagctgggactacaggcatccaccaccacgcccggctatttttttgtattttttagtagagacggggtttcactgtgttagccaggatggtctcgatctcctgacctcgtgatccgcccacctcagcctcccaaagtgctgggattacaggcgtgagccactgcttccggCCGCAAAATTCTTACGTTGAAGCCCTATCTCCCAGTGGGTTGgaatttggagacagggcctttgggaggtccTCAGGGTTAGATGAACTCATGAGGATGGCCCCTGCAAGATGGAATTAGTTCCCTATAAGGAAAAGACAAACCagagctctttctctctctctgtctgccatgggaggatgcagcaagaaggcatgGCAGGAAGAAATCCCTCAGCAGGAACTGAGCTAGCCAGCCACCTTAACCTTGgatttcctagcctccagaaataAATGTCTGCAGTTTAAGACCCCACTCTTTAGTGTTTCCTTATAGCAGCCTGGGCTGACTTACAtttgttacatggcaaaggggaattaagtTTGCAGATACAAATAAGGTTGCCAggcctgatgtggtggctcatgcctgtaatcccaacactttgggaggccgaggttggcagatcatctgaggtcaggagttcgagaccagcctgactaacatagtgaaacccagtctctcctaaaaatacaaaaattagccaggtttggtggtgtgcccctgtaatctcagctactctggaggctg from Gorilla gorilla gorilla isolate KB3781 chromosome 20, NHGRI_mGorGor1-v2.1_pri, whole genome shotgun sequence encodes:
- the SLC25A41 gene encoding mitochondrial carrier protein SCaMC-3L isoform X1 is translated as MFGHMHDNNLEHLPSQQVLDTGEQLMVPVEVLEVDNKGALWKFLPSEAMAGAVSRTGTAPLDRAKVYMQVYSSKTNFTTLLGGLQIMVQEGGFRSLWRGNGINVLKIAPEYAIKFSVFEQCKNYFCGIRGSPPFQEHLLAGSLAVAISQTLINPMEVLKTRLTLRRTGQYKGLLDCARQILQREGTRALYRGYLPNMLGIIPYACTDLAVYEMLQCFWLKSGRDMGDPSGLVSLSSVTLSTTCGQMASYPLTLVRTRMQAQDTMEGSNPTMRGVLQRILAQQGWLGLYRGMTPTLLKVLPARWHQLCGVRSHEENPGHIGCELDDTA
- the SLC25A41 gene encoding mitochondrial carrier protein SCaMC-3L isoform X2 encodes the protein MFRTWVLDTGEQLMVPVEVLEVDNKGALWKFLPSEAMAGAVSRTGTAPLDRAKVYMQVYSSKTNFTTLLGGLQIMVQEGGFRSLWRGNGINVLKIAPEYAIKFSVFEQCKNYFCGIRGSPPFQEHLLAGSLAVAISQTLINPMEVLKTRLTLRRTGQYKGLLDCARQILQREGTRALYRGYLPNMLGIIPYACTDLAVYEMLQCFWLKSGRDMGDPSGLVSLSSVTLSTTCGQMASYPLTLVRTRMQAQDTMEGSNPTMRGVLQRILAQQGWLGLYRGMTPTLLKVLPARWHQLCGVRSHEENPGHIGCELDDTA
- the SLC25A41 gene encoding mitochondrial carrier protein SCaMC-3L isoform X3, producing MGMRWGWVGVGWLGRSRWGCAWGRDGDGDRGEQGLLQGPPSTQVYSSKTNFTTLLGGLQIMVQEGGFRSLWRGNGINVLKIAPEYAIKFSVFEQCKNYFCGIRGSPPFQEHLLAGSLAVAISQTLINPMEVLKTRLTLRRTGQYKGLLDCARQILQREGTRALYRGYLPNMLGIIPYACTDLAVYEMLQCFWLKSGRDMGDPSGLVSLSSVTLSTTCGQMASYPLTLVRTRMQAQDTMEGSNPTMRGVLQRILAQQGWLGLYRGMTPTLLKVLPARWHQLCGVRSHEENPGHIGCELDDTA